The genomic DNA CCATTCTGGAAGTTGATCAAAAGGCAGCTCTTTGCCTTCACTGACCATTGTAAGACCGTCCGAGGTGGCTCGTGCGTCggaaatataaataaatggaTGCGGTGGATACTCGACTGTGGTCTCAAGAGCCAGTTTcttatcttcttctgataaCAGATCAAATGCATTGGCTCCAGAAACAAACGCGGTAGCAGCCTGGCTCACTTCGAACTCCTCGCCAGTGTCTTCATATCGGATTCTCTGTCGTTTAGTGGCTGGTGGAACGTGGATTCCTAGCAATGTAGTAGCCACTGGAGGTGACAATCCGTATAAAGCGGCGTCAATATGCCATCGGTAGTATCTGGTGTATCCAGCAtcctgttcttctttcGATAGAACGTTCTTGTGGAATGTATTATGTGTAGGATGGGTCAATGTGAACTTATCCAATCCACAATGGTTAGTCATTTCTCCCTGACCAAGGATCTGGACTTGTGGTACTGTAGGAACTGAAACTCCATCTTTGCGAAGAACACTCTTCTCATTCCTGAACTCTTTGGAATGGCCATAATTGCCTGCACAAGTGGGATCAAACCGTTTGGTCAGTTCATACTGAGACTCCGGAGCCAGCTCAGCCTGGTCCTTAATAACCACTACCAAATAAGTCTGAAGCGCCTTTTTCAACGTTTCGAAATCTTTGTCGCCCAATTTCGACGGATCTTTAACACCTTCTGGCAGTTCAATCACTGCACCCAATGGAGCTCCTGGCAATGGGTGCACTTTCAATTCAGTAGGACCCCCTGTCACTGTAGAGATGATCTCCGATGCTGTAGCTGTAGCAGTAGCGACACTCATTGCAAATCagatcaaaatcaagaagaccacaaaaaaaataatatataatccagtaaaaaatataaatatcaaccGTCAAATCAGTAAATTCACACTGAATAAATCGATATCGTATACAGATCAAACCAAACTAGTTCCTTCGACGCCCTTTTATACCCGTCGTCGTCCTCGACCATGTGCTAATCTGCATCCCTTATCTCCACCGGCATGCCGCGGCGCCCTCCCCCGACGGCCACCCTCCGGGTCCTCACGGGCACTCTCTGGGCCTCTTTAGACCCACCGGGCATCCCTCCGGCCTACTGTCACCGCGCAAAACTGAACTCCAGGGGCtggggtcgtgcctccggcggctggggctccgccccagaccccgtggctcctgcttcgcaggagattgcgtGGGGTTCCCCTGTTCACTGCCGTTTCTGGCCGATTTTCTGCCCTTTTTTGGTGTTAGCTGTCACTGGAAACTGGCCAACGTTcacagtttttttttttgcgtTTCCAGTTTCTACAACATTCGCAGTTGTTAGGGGTCCCTGAAAACTCCTCACCGATATCGGGCTCTTCCTGCCGTCACTCCACAGAAAAACCTCCTCCGTCCCCaaccatctcctgcgaagcaggagccacggggtctggggcggagccccagccgccagaggcacaCACCCCCCTGTAAAAGTCCCCCCTGGATTCCCCTGAgtatgcagggtctggtgAGCCGCAGGAAGCAATATGATCGGCAGTAAACAAATAGGCCCGTGAACATGCCAAGTGTGGGAAGTTAAgtgaaaaaagaagagaaagatgAGTTCGGCCGGCAAGTCTGTTGAGCCTGTGACGGTGGAGTCGTTGAAGGTCGAGGTTGAAAAACTGGCAACCCAGGTCAGGAAAAATACGAATGCTATTATTGACACGGGCCGCCATGTGCTCAGTATTCAGATTGAACATGAGAAGCAGTTGCTAGCTAAAGAAGGTCTCTCTGAAACCCGTGAAgttgctactggtactggcaGTGGTGtaactggtgctggtggtgctggtagtTCAGTGATAGATTCAAAATCGTacagagaaagaaaacgTGACATTGATTTGGATTCGGATGACGAAGTGGACGACCGGGGAGCTGGTCGCAGTGGAGGCCAGGGAGGGTCGAATGACGCTATTACTTCAGAAGATATCGTTGATCTGGTGACAGAATTACAGGGCCAGCTGGATATGCTCGACGAGCGGTCGGTCAGACGGACTGCTAATGCGTTTGTGGCAGCCGAGTCGGATCCTATAGCCCCTCTACCGGGTCGCGACGGCGAGTTCCCAGCCGAAACCGAATCATTTCCAGCCACTCTGGGCGAGTTTAAGGCCCTGGACACGAGCCAAGTCGAGTTCTGGCTGAAATGGTACGAACTGCTGCCACccgacgaagaagaactggCTCAACTGCTCGACCGAGCCGGTGCTACCCTCGAAGACGTCGGCCAACCAGCGTCCACAGCCCCTAAACCAGAACCCTCTATCGACGAAACCAACGCCAATTTCGACTCTCTGGCACGTTTTCTCGGTATCCGGGCTCGCAGGACGAAGGGTGTTTGGTAGACGGGGgactgtgcctccggcggctggggctccgccccagaccccgttgctcctgcttcgcaggagttttcgtGCGAGATCCCCCCAAgtaccgactcgagcgaagcgagaggagcagcggggtctggggcggagccccagccgccggaggcagagcgGCCCCAATGTGTATAAGGAAATGCTAATATTACTATTTATACAGTTCAGGCGGTCGAGGGTCGGTCGTAgggtttttgtttgtgaCGGGGCGGGCCGTAGGGAGTTCTGCCGGGAGGGCCTCGTTTGAAGGGGGGTTGTTGTTTGGGCTCGGGTCGGCGTTGTTTGGATTCGACTGCAGACCTGCTTTGGCCGAGAGATTCGGCAAGAGCGTCTTCCTGCTGTTTGACGAGACTCCACCACTCGAATCGTCGACGGACGTACTTCTCGAGCTCCCAGTTCTTCCATACCAGCTTTCCGTAGATCGAGTTCTTGACAGTAGTGGCGTCGTTGACGAGCTGGTCGGCAATGCGTTCGCGGAAATGCTTCAGTTTGAAGGTGTATTTCCACATGGCATCCACAATGTGTGAAGCATAGGCGTTGCATGCGAGATCCACGACGTTGGTGGTCAGATTGTTGAGCAGTCGACGACGGACAATGATATCTACTTCGGGAAGGAGACAGCTTTGTAGGACGTGCGAGAAGATCGAGTGTTTGGTCACCTGGATCAGCTTCTCCTCGGGCAGGTCAATGAACCCTTCAGAAATGTCTTTCAGGAATTCAGGCGAAAATGCAATAAGAGATTCAACAAATAATGCTCTGTGTCGTTCTTCGGCAGTGGGCCAGTCTTGGTCTCGTGTGTTGCCGAGAGTCGAGCCTTCGAGTTTGAGAAGCTTTTCTAAGAACTCGCTACTGTTGGTACATGAATACTTGTTCTTAATCACAGTAGCCAGGTCCTTGACTTTGTATCCGTGTGACGATGCCGATGACAGAACGGCCTTGACAATTAGTAAATTGTTGGAGTTGATGAGAATGTCCAGAACTGGGACGGCACAGTCGATAATCTCCTTGCTCTGAACAGGGGGGagtttcttcaaaagagcTGGGAATATAAAGTTGGCAACACTGTCTCTTTTGATGAGCTTGTCTAATCGGTGCTGGATATATTGCACATAGAGACGGTTGACTGTTGATGTTGGGAGTGAATCAGCAATCACTGCTTCAAAAAAGTATAGACCAATGGGGTCGGATAATAAATACTCTACAAAGGCCTCCTCAGTCGATTCCTTTTCTGAAGTGGGGTCCAGTTGGAAAATCAGTTTGGTGATGGAAGAGGCGGCGTTGTTCTTCTTACGTTGCTTCTTTTTAGAGGAAGACGACAAAGAGTTTTCAAGCTTGATAATAAGCTGGATCACTGGTGAACTGACTTTATGAATAGCCAGTTCACGAGCACCCGATACACTGTCAATGTCTTCTGTAATAGCAGCAAGTGTTTCTTGTAGCTTTTCTTTGAAAGAGGATGGAACCTGGTATGCAGTTTCGAACTCGTCATTATCACTGATAGAGATCATTTTTCTGGCAATCTTAGACTTTTTACTTCGCAAAGCGGATTTAGTAGTTGTAGATGGCAGTTTAGATCCTGAAAGAACCAGTAACAATAGTCTCAGGACATGCGAAGCGTAATCATGGCTTGTCAAACTCTTGAATTCAGGTTTCAACTCGTCAACCATTCGGATAATTAAACTTTCCATGGTTACAAGATCGCCGTCATTAGTCTTGTAGGATGAAGTGGTTTCTTTATCAGCTCCCTGTTCGGCTTCTTCTGTGTTTTCCTTGTATAAATCAGCGGGATTGGCTGCCAACATCTCCTTCTCTACAAGAGCAGCACTACGGACCATGATTGTTTCGACACAGTGTGATGAGTACTTGTGTTTCGAAAGATTCAAAAAATGACCGGAAAAGGCCTTGAAAATAGCCAATAGCTGACGATTGTCTGCAAGTAGAATCAACCTCTCGACTAATTTTGAGCAGATTTGATTTGTCACGAGCTTCAACTCTTTTCCTCTAGCCTCGTCTAACACACCTGCAATGAATCCCATTCTCTCGTCGTTATTCGCAAAAGCATTAGCAGCCAGCGTCGACTCTGCTGACTTGAAGTATTCTAATTCGGTTCTGTCTACAATACCGAAAAATACAGACTGTTCGTGGCCAGCTCCTTCGCCCATGATCTGGTCGCCATCCTCGTCGACGCTTTTGCTCTTGTCAgacttttctttcttctgcttctctcttcttccacggcttttcttgactttagtttcttcttcaccaggTTCATTGATCTGGCCATTAATCTCGCTACCAGCTTCGCCAGCAGCTCCTTCTGTATCCACGAAGAAAGgagctggttcttctgAGTCTACCACATCATCATTCTTCactttctcttctttttcctttctgctctttttttctttcttctccttcttaTCCCGCTTTTCCTTCTTGTCTCTGGATTTATCTTTTGACATTTTCTCAACTGAATCCACTGACATTGCTGAGGGCTTTGGTCGGTCTCTCCAGATTCCCACTGgcatatataaatattttttgcaGCCGCAGGTTATCCGATAAGATAAGGGCAAGGGCACTATCGACTGTGAACTTCAAGCTGATGTGAATCTGACCACAAATACTTAGAAAGGGTCTATAATTTAGGGTCATTTTAAATAGCAAATATCTGATTACTGGATACAAAAATTTATCTAATAATATAACTTGGCTCTACTCGGCCAGTTCGTGAAGTATATACTCTGGTATAACTGCGACAAACTCTCAACATCAAGTATCCGATATGGTGTAATGGCTAGCACAGGACGCTCTCACCGTCCAGATCAGGGTTCGATTCCCTGTATCGGAGTGTATCTTTTTTGTCGTTTATCCTGTCTCGTTCTAAACGGAGCAGAAATTTTTTCATGTTCGAAAAGGCATAGAAGTAGCTGCAGCTGCGCCgtggaaaaaaaaatgcatgTCTGATCTCGGTCAAGTAATCTGCAATCAGTGATAAGCGGTGATTTTCTGACGGTCCCTGTTTTTGCTCCAGTCGCCAGTTTGTAGTCTAGGTTCTATGTACTTTGATAGTTGTTGACACTGAAACCATtgaattaaattaaaacataattaataaacAAATTAAAATCTTACATTCAATATCTTATCTTTAAGAGTTTAATAATTAGCTATTGCTTAACAATGTTACACATATACAAGTTGCATATTGTGGCAGTGGACAACCTCTAAAAATAGCCACAGACTGGAATATATCCCTTTTATTTTcctttcttttttgatcAAAAATAACAGGTTTCAATACCTCAAACTTTTTGTCAGTGCCTTTTTGGCTATTTACAAAAATCTACTGTCTCACCAAAGCTCTGACAAAATAGTTATCTCCGTCGTCGTTAGATCTCCGACGATCATCGGTTGTCACTGCCGAACTCAGATTTAGCATTGTTTCTCCTGCATATCTCATACTCTATTTCTGAAACCTATAAAGTAGTAAGGCACCCCTACCTATCTCATTAAAGTACATACATTTTATCATTTGGCAGGTCAAACGAATGTCAAACCTGCtaattcaagaagaaaggACTGGTTTATCTGTTCCACCTCCAGCCCAAGCTCCCATCACATTTGCTGGTAATATTGCAGACGAAATCGCCAATAAAGTATCAGAGAATCTTATCAACGGCGGACCCAGACCCATAGAACCCGATACAGAGAAACACAAAGTAATCACCAAGCATCAATACAGGATCTGGATAGTCCTTACTACGTTTTTAGTGGCTACTTTTCTTGCTGAAATGTAAGTGATGCGAAAATAACTGTGGTTCATGTAAAAATACTAACGCATGTTGCAGTGCCAGtctccttcttcatcttAGATTCTTTTGGGATTAATAAACCATAAATCAAATTAATCATGGCACAGTCTGTATCAATACCAAATCACAAGGTATTGTCCCGAAGAGGATATAACGCGTGGATTGGAATCACTGTCACGCTGGTGGTATTAGTATTTTTGCTCGCGTAAGTATTGAAACATTGCCTGAAGTGGAAATTAGTAGTGTTACTAACTATTCAAGTGTTGCGGATATTTTTATCTGATAGAAATGTACAACACCCCCGTAATTTTAGCTTTGTaatcttatttataaattgGATATTCCAATCTAATATATTAATTGGCATGATAAAAAGGAACTGCATGAACTTTAAACTGGACATAAAAAAAGGgaacagcaaaaaaaagatactCCGATACTGGGAATCGAACCCAGAACTGCTCGGTGAAAGCGAACCGTGCTAGCCGTTACACTATATCGGAAATTTCTTGGAAAGTTTGTTAATTGTTCCTATTTGAGGATTGTGTGGAGggtttattttattgtgGCAAGCAAGCATTGACCTGCATATTGCGAACCGAAAACGGCCCTACACTCTAAAAATTGAAGGATTATCTGAATAAATATCGAACAAACATTGCCagtgaaaaattattaCCAACTATAGTGAAAAAGTAGTTTAAAGATAAGCTATTagataaaaataaaaaaaacggGGGTTTAATAGACGCGATACAAGTTTGAATATGATTTGCTAAGGTCGTATGTCTCCATGATTGTGACAGGGTGATTTATCACCAGAAAGAAATTGTAAGATTCAATCCATCACAACAAGAATACAATAGATCAGTCTGGCGAATTGACCACTGAGAAACGAATTTAGGGCTTCCGGccactgaaaaattctCAAATATTATCTAGACTCCAATTTCGTCATCAACTTAACAGCAGAACTAAAAACtcgttatttattattattatttttgtgGCTTAGTTGCTAAGTCAATGGACATATTATAAAGAAGAATTTACTTGCATCTTAATTGTTATATCTACTTACGGTAAATGCCTCCACGACATCTAATTGTTTTTAACGTACTCATTTTTTGAGAGTGTTATCGCAGAAAAAGTACCAGAGCCAGGTGTGCTACAACCAGGTAGTCTTCAAAATAGCAGTCCCAGGAGTCAGCTGGAAATCTGATTAAcaatcttctttttattgTCAATAAAATATACAGTACAGGAGCTGTCATCCTCCAGAACATATGGCGAGGAAACGAATGTCTCGCGTCACCGACGTAAAAAGTAGTGGATAGCAAAAGTTCATTATAATCGACTCAGAAGCTCTATATTCGATACTAATTGACTCCAGGACTCAGTATAAGAAGATATTGACTTTGaaatactttttttttcgacTCAAATGGGGTGTAAAACGGGTTCAATCTAACGGAGAGATTAACCTCAAAACCAAGCTGGGTGAAAGAGTTTCCGTAAAGGTTCTGTGGTGTAGTGGTTATCACGTATCGTTCACATTAAGTGCATATCTTCTGATATGTATTCGATGATGCCGATAAGGTCACGAGTTCGACCCTCGTCAGGATCAtgatttatttctttttgttttttaaataaaattcaaattttttggttttccTTTTGCAATTAGTCAATACAAAAATGCTATTGTAGATTTAAATTCACAAGTTTTAATATAAAACACAAACAGTGGGTTTCTAGCTACCACGCGTTGTTAAACGGCTggtatttatttgtttacttttGAATGCATGGCAATGCCGATCTTGAAATCAGAACCCAACTTCTTACAGTTTACACTACACTCACACTTTCATACAAAATGAAATCCAAAAAGAATCTGTATTCATTAGAAACACGTCTAGAAACATTTAGTGGAACATGGCTTCATGGGTCGAAATCAagagccaagaaaaatCATGTTTCATGGCCTCATGTAAAACCCACGTCGAGCCAAATGGCGGCAGCGGGATTTTATTTCAATCCGAGCGTAGATAGCAAGGATAATGCTACTTGTTTCATTTGCCAACATTCATTAGATGGCTGGGAATCAGAGGATGACCCAATACAAGAACATCTGGCACATGCTTCAAGTTGTCCATGGGCTCAATTATGCGGTAGACCTTGGAtggttgatgaagatgttgaaCCAGAGACATTATACGACACTATTTATAATCCACATACTGAAGAATCGTTAAATGCTCGTCTCGAGACATTTGCAGGATGCTGGCCACATGATTCAAAAAAAGGTTGGATTCCTATCAGTTTGAATATGGCCAAAGCAGGTTTCTTCTACTCGTCGGCcactgttgatgatgatgttgcCAAGTGTGCTTATTGTGAAATGGAATTGGATGGATGGGAGATGAGAGATGATCCAATACTGGAACATAAAAGAAGAAACGAACAgtgtcttttttttacaaCTGAGCCTCCACTGGGTAGTGAAGACGCAGAACCAATAAAGCATGCCCAGAGCACACGAGGTCGTAAGGTTTCTATTGGTACTGAGACAGCTTCGGATAAAGTGCCTGCAGCAAAGAAAGGGCAGAAGAGACCAAGTACAGCAGGCTCAGAAGATAGTGAAGAGccacaaacaaaaaagaaaaaaacgACAAAGAAAACCAAGACCCCAGCTCCTAAGACACCAAAGGAAGGTAACCTTCGACTTTCAATTTTTGAGGATAGCGACGAGGATATGGCAGATGAGCCACTTACGACAGCAGAGATACCCCAAAAGTTACGAGGTTTTTCGACTTCAACACCTCGCAAAAGCGTACCAGGTGCCAAAGATTCGAACAATTCAACTGTAGAGGACGTCTCATTGCATATTCCTGGGGGATTCCCCAAAGGAAAGAGAAGGCTCATGAAGAGAAAGAGTAGTGAACCTAAAAGGGCGTTTGATTTGAGTTTTAGAGAGGTAGAGGTGAAGTCATTACAACCAGATAAGTTGGATGATCAGCCAGGAGAGGTTTTAAAGAGAACGAAGCAGGTATTAGTGGAAAGCGTCGAGGAGGTTATTGAGCCAATCGAAGAGCCCGTTGGCGAACCCGTTGATGAGCCGGTTGAAGAGTCAGCCGAAGAGCTAGTTGATGAGCCGGTTGAAGAGTCAGCCGAAGAGCCAGTTGAAGAGCCAGTTGAAGAGTCAGTCGAAGAGCCAGTCGAGGAGCCAGTCGAAGAGCCAGTCGAGGAGCCAGTCGAAGGGCCAGGCGAAGAGCCAGTCGAAGAGCCAGTCGAGGAGCCAGTCGAAGAGCCAGTCGAGGAGCCAGTCGAAGAGCCAGTCGAGGAGCCAGTCGATGAGCCGGTTGAAGAGCCAGTAGAAGAGTCAATTGAGGAGCCAGTTGATGAGCCAGTTGAAGATCCAGTTGAGGAAGCAGTCAAGGAGATCAAGGAACCATTCGAGGTGTCAATCGAGGAACCCGTCGAGGAGCCAGTCAAGGAGCCAATCGAGGAACCAGCTGAGGAACCAGTCGAAGAGCTAGTCAAGGAACCAGCTGAGGAGCCAGTTGAAGAGCCAGCTGAGGAAACTGTTACAGACCCTATCCAAGTGGACACCGAATCAATGCATAAAGAAAACCAATACCcatcagaaacagcagaacCTACACCAGATGAATCGGAAGCTCCAGATCTATCCTCTAATTGGACAATACTAAGCTCTTCTACTCAGTCAGAACAGTACGAACTACCAGATCCTCAAACTCCCCCTAAACAACTAGAAACAGTGCCACTCTGGGATCCAATTGACGTGGACAGAGTGTTTTCAGTGCTAAACGAAATGAATTCGACAACAGAACTTGAATACGCCAAGGAACTTCCTCCATCCATGCTGGATACAACTGTCATCAACTGGCTTAGCAGGAATGGTGAAAATGCAGAAGCAgatttgatgaagaaatgcGAATCACTCGTTGAAAAGTATCGCAGCGAAGGAGAAAGAGCACTCGCAGCAATCATGAACTTGCCAACTATTGACTAACTCACCATGTTTTACATTTACGACTGAATGACTCAACTCTGACACGACCATATAAACGTATGAACatgatatatttatatatatatattttattgcTTATGTTGGCAAAAAAGATTAGTAAACATTGCAGAAAATTGATTTGCTTTTAAATATAACAATAGATATCTTTTTGTCATTAATGAGATTTCATTGCATGCTGATGTCAGCATTTTTTTGGTACTTTTGGAAGTGTCTTCTATAAGGAATTTGTGGTTAAATATCTCTTCGGAGATTGGGCCGCTCATAAATAGACGAAGGTACATAGCCACCCATGTTTGAATTCATAATTCCCtgaggaggtggaggagggggCATGAAACCAGGACCCTTGTTGAAATATTCAGGAATCTGACCAGGACCCGACATTGGTCCAGAACCAACATTAGTGGCCAAGGCTCCGTCAActggatattgatattgttgaggTCCATTATTGTTCAGCATAAGTTGATCAAACTGTTGATTGAAGGCAGCCATATTTGTTTCATAAGGCACGGGAACAGATTGTTCTTGGAAAGAATCGTATCCGTACACGCCATTATCAAAAATTTGATGAGACATCATTGGTTGAGGTTTAGCAGACACTTGTGAGTAAAAcagttgctgttgttgtggttgaagttgctgctgttgatgctgatgatgttgtggttgttgaagttgtggCTGGATCTTTTGATGAGTAGGCACAGACACTCTAGAATTACCACCATTACCGATATTTGTAGTGCTGAGACCACTTCTACGCTTGGTTGGTGATTGTTGGAAGCTGTTTGCAGCTCCTGACCCGTTAGAATTGTTGCCGTTACCATTGCTAGGGGTATTACTAGATCTTGTAGAAAGTCCAACTTCATCCATCAATCGCTTGTAACCCTGGCTTGGTAAGGCTTTATTAGCAATGAGAATCTTGCGAATCTTATTCAAAGCCACCTGGCGATCCTGTCCTTCAAGCAACAACGGTGCCGAAACAATCTTATATACAAATGAAGCACCGTGAGAAGGATCACTAATAATTTCATCAAGGATCTTGTCGCTATCAGAATAAAACAAGATGTCAAATAGCAATTGACGAGCTCCAGATTCAGCTTTGTAGTTGACGACCTTTAACACCGTCAAAGAAGCCAATTTATGGGTGCACAAAGCCACAATATCGGGAGTTAATCTTGGAGCCAGAATCAAGTGACGATTGGGCAATGTACAAGTATCCAGGAACCAAGTAAGCAATAGAGCACCATTAGTATTAGTGGCGAGTTGAACA from Sugiyamaella lignohabitans strain CBS 10342 chromosome D, complete sequence includes the following:
- the BIR1 gene encoding Bir1p (Subunit of chromosomal passenger complex (CPC); CPC is comprised of Ipl1p-Sli15p-Bir1p-Nbl1p and regulates chromosome segregation; required for chromosome bi-orientation and for spindle assembly checkpoint activation upon reduced sister kinetochore tension; relative distribution to shortened microtubules increases upon DNA replication stress; sumoylated in an Mms21p-dependent manner; human survivin homolog; GO_component: GO:0032133 - chromosome passenger complex [Evidence IDA] [PMID 19158380]; GO_component: GO:0000778 - condensed nuclear chromosome kinetochore [Evidence IGI,IPI] [PMID 10557299]; GO_component: GO:0005737 - cytoplasm [Evidence IDA] [PMID 16608876]; GO_component: GO:0005874 - microtubule [Evidence IDA] [PMID 22842922]; GO_component: GO:0005739 - mitochondrion [Evidence IDA] [PMID 14576278]; GO_component: GO:0005739 - mitochondrion [Evidence IDA] [PMID 16823961]; GO_component: GO:0005634 - nucleus [Evidence IDA] [PMID 16608876]; GO_component: GO:0005819 - spindle [Evidence IDA] [PMID 16381814]; GO_component: GO:0051233 - spindle midzone [Evidence IDA] [PMID 16381814]; GO_function: GO:0046872 - metal ion binding [Evidence IEA]; GO_function: GO:0003674 - molecular_function [Evidence ND]; GO_process: GO:0006915 - apoptotic process [Evidence IMP] [PMID 16608876]; GO_process: GO:0007049 - cell cycle [Evidence IEA]; GO_process: GO:0051301 - cell division [Evidence IEA]; GO_process: GO:0007059 - chromosome segregation [Evidence IMP] [PMID 10557299]; GO_process: GO:0000022 - mitotic spindle elongation [Evidence IMP] [PMID 16381814]; GO_process: GO:0031134 - sister chromatid biorientation [Evidence IMP] [PMID 19528231]; GO_process: GO:0071173 - spindle assembly checkpoint [Evidence IMP] [PMID 22908045]) — protein: MKSKKNLYSLETRLETFSGTWLHGSKSRAKKNHVSWPHVKPTSSQMAAAGFYFNPSVDSKDNATCFICQHSLDGWESEDDPIQEHLAHASSCPWAQLCGRPWMVDEDVEPETLYDTIYNPHTEESLNARLETFAGCWPHDSKKGWIPISLNMAKAGFFYSSATVDDDVAKCAYCEMELDGWEMRDDPILEHKRRNEQCLFFTTEPPLGSEDAEPIKHAQSTRGRKVSIGTETASDKVPAAKKGQKRPSTAGSEDSEEPQTKKKKTTKKTKTPAPKTPKEGNLRLSIFEDSDEDMADEPLTTAEIPQKLRGFSTSTPRKSVPGAKDSNNSTVEDVSLHIPGGFPKGKRRLMKRKSSEPKRAFDLSFREVEVKSLQPDKLDDQPGEVLKRTKQVLVESVEEVIEPIEEPVGEPVDEPVEESAEELVDEPVEESAEEPVEEPVEESVEEPVEEPVEEPVEEPVEGPGEEPVEEPVEEPVEEPVEEPVEEPVEEPVDEPVEEPVEESIEEPVDEPVEDPVEEAVKEIKEPFEVSIEEPVEEPVKEPIEEPAEEPVEELVKEPAEEPVEEPAEETVTDPIQVDTESMHKENQYPSETAEPTPDESEAPDLSSNWTILSSSTQSEQYELPDPQTPPKQLETVPLWDPIDVDRVFSVLNEMNSTTELEYAKELPPSMLDTTVINWLSRNGENAEADLMKKCESLVEKYRSEGERALAAIMNLPTID